The proteins below are encoded in one region of Anguilla anguilla isolate fAngAng1 chromosome 3, fAngAng1.pri, whole genome shotgun sequence:
- the nipa1 gene encoding magnesium transporter NIPA1 isoform X1, giving the protein MSVKSVETSSQSVAAGVAIAVVSSFINGSTFVLQKKGILRARKRGDSYLLDGVWWSGTFSMILGQIGNFLAYNVAPAVVVAPLGALGVLFGALLASHILQEHLNILGKLGCMLCCTGSVMLVIHAPKSENVTTRAELEDRLGDPVLLAYISVVVLLLIVLIVWLAPVYGSSNIMVYVAICSLLGSFTVPSSKGLGMVAPEAFAGGPDNAGALCLFLGLLGTLAVSILIQFTFINKALESFSSNIFEAIYYVTFSSTVILSSAVVLREWRGVGLVDCLGVLCGLATVSAGVFLLRVSQEASLTWKQVKVPAKED; this is encoded by the exons ATGAGTGTAAAATCAGTTGAAACTTCATCCCAATCTGTGGCTGCTGGAGTCGCAATAGCCGTGGTGTCCAGTTTTATCAATGGATCTACGTTTGTACTACAGAAAAAGGGAATTTTACGTGCCCGAAAACGAG GTGATTCCTATTTATTAGACGGGGTGTGGTGGAGCGGGACGTTCTCTA TGATCTTGGGTCAAATAGGAAATTTCTTGGCATACAATGTGGCCCCTGCTGTGGTGGTTGCACCCCTAGGAGCCCTAGGTGTTCTGTTTGG GGCTCTGTTGGCTTCTCATATTCTCCAGGAGCATCTGAATATCTTGGGGAAGCTTGGTTGTATGCTGTGCTGTACAGGTTCAGTTATGCTTGTCATTCACGCTCCAAAGTCTGAAAATGTGACCACAAGAGCTGAACTGGAGGACAGGCTAGGAGATCCAG TGCTTTTGGCCTACATCTCTGTGGTTGTGCTGCTGTTGATTGTGCTGATCGTGTGGCTGGCCCCAGTCTACGGGTCGTCAAACATCATGGTGTATGTGGCCATCTGCTCGCTGCTGGGAAGTTTCACCGTGCCCAGCAGTAAGGGGCTGGGCATGGTAGCCCCTGAGGCCTTCGCTGGAGGTCCTGACAATGCGggagctctctgtctcttcctggGCCTCTTGGGAACGCTGGCCGTCAGCATCCTCATTCAGTTCACATTCATCAACAAAGCCCTGGAGAGCTTCAGCTCCAACATATTTGAGGCCATTTACTACGTGACTTTCTCCTCCACTGTCATCCTGTCCTCGGCCGTCGTCTTGAGGGAGTGGAGAGGCGTGGGCTTGGTGGACTGCCTGGGCGTGCTCTGCGGCCTCGCCACCGTGTCGGCAGGCGTTTTCTTGCTTCGTGTCTCCCAAGAGGCCTCTCTCACCTGGAAGCAGGTTAAAGTGCCGGCAAAAGAGGACTAA
- the nipa1 gene encoding magnesium transporter NIPA1 isoform X2, whose protein sequence is MILGQIGNFLAYNVAPAVVVAPLGALGVLFGALLASHILQEHLNILGKLGCMLCCTGSVMLVIHAPKSENVTTRAELEDRLGDPVLLAYISVVVLLLIVLIVWLAPVYGSSNIMVYVAICSLLGSFTVPSSKGLGMVAPEAFAGGPDNAGALCLFLGLLGTLAVSILIQFTFINKALESFSSNIFEAIYYVTFSSTVILSSAVVLREWRGVGLVDCLGVLCGLATVSAGVFLLRVSQEASLTWKQVKVPAKED, encoded by the exons a TGATCTTGGGTCAAATAGGAAATTTCTTGGCATACAATGTGGCCCCTGCTGTGGTGGTTGCACCCCTAGGAGCCCTAGGTGTTCTGTTTGG GGCTCTGTTGGCTTCTCATATTCTCCAGGAGCATCTGAATATCTTGGGGAAGCTTGGTTGTATGCTGTGCTGTACAGGTTCAGTTATGCTTGTCATTCACGCTCCAAAGTCTGAAAATGTGACCACAAGAGCTGAACTGGAGGACAGGCTAGGAGATCCAG TGCTTTTGGCCTACATCTCTGTGGTTGTGCTGCTGTTGATTGTGCTGATCGTGTGGCTGGCCCCAGTCTACGGGTCGTCAAACATCATGGTGTATGTGGCCATCTGCTCGCTGCTGGGAAGTTTCACCGTGCCCAGCAGTAAGGGGCTGGGCATGGTAGCCCCTGAGGCCTTCGCTGGAGGTCCTGACAATGCGggagctctctgtctcttcctggGCCTCTTGGGAACGCTGGCCGTCAGCATCCTCATTCAGTTCACATTCATCAACAAAGCCCTGGAGAGCTTCAGCTCCAACATATTTGAGGCCATTTACTACGTGACTTTCTCCTCCACTGTCATCCTGTCCTCGGCCGTCGTCTTGAGGGAGTGGAGAGGCGTGGGCTTGGTGGACTGCCTGGGCGTGCTCTGCGGCCTCGCCACCGTGTCGGCAGGCGTTTTCTTGCTTCGTGTCTCCCAAGAGGCCTCTCTCACCTGGAAGCAGGTTAAAGTGCCGGCAAAAGAGGACTAA